In a genomic window of [Empedobacter] haloabium:
- a CDS encoding ankyrin repeat domain-containing protein has product MGIRIRLRLVRRRILATVAMALAAVGAAPHAVAASQGDNDKVTFFRAAQLNDAARIKPLLARGLDPNVREPERGETALIVALRNDAMNVFDLLLAQPKLQPDAQASNGNTALMMAAFKNNKPAVEKLIAKGAQVNRPGFTALHYAAAAGAIDILRYLLEQHAYIDAESPTKMTPLMLAAREGQEEAVKVLLEEGADATLRDAGFKLTAAEMAEKADKPWIAETIRKHLAVKAKR; this is encoded by the coding sequence ATGGGCATCCGCATCCGCCTGCGCCTGGTGCGCCGCCGTATCCTCGCCACCGTCGCGATGGCGCTGGCCGCCGTCGGCGCCGCCCCGCACGCTGTGGCGGCCAGCCAGGGCGACAATGACAAAGTCACGTTCTTCCGCGCCGCCCAGCTGAACGACGCGGCCCGCATCAAGCCGCTGCTGGCGCGCGGGCTCGACCCCAATGTGCGCGAGCCGGAGCGGGGCGAGACGGCCCTGATCGTGGCACTGCGCAACGACGCGATGAACGTGTTCGACCTGCTGCTGGCGCAGCCGAAACTGCAGCCCGATGCCCAGGCCAGCAACGGCAACACGGCGCTGATGATGGCCGCCTTCAAGAACAACAAGCCGGCCGTGGAAAAGCTGATCGCCAAGGGCGCCCAGGTCAACCGGCCCGGCTTCACGGCGCTGCATTACGCGGCGGCGGCCGGCGCCATCGACATCCTGCGCTACCTGCTGGAGCAGCACGCCTATATCGACGCGGAATCCCCGACCAAGATGACGCCGCTGATGCTGGCCGCGCGCGAAGGCCAGGAAGAAGCCGTCAAGGTGCTGCTGGAGGAGGGCGCCGACGCCACGCTGCGCGACGCCGGCTTCAAGCTGACGGCCGCCGAGATGGCGGAAAAGGCCGACAAGCCCTGGATCGCCGAGACGATCCGCAAGCACCTGGCCGTCAAGGCCAAGCGCTGA
- a CDS encoding methyltransferase domain-containing protein, protein MLNEREIESCYLGQFIPVHYHHNMLMDNNRMHSFKSAIDYVVKPGMKVLELGGGTGVLSWFAAAKADKVYCVEFNPDMVQQAQKFLAINPNGEKVEVIHADAFEYLPPEPVDVVICEMIHVAMLREKQVEVIESFKRRYAQKFGGPLPVFIPEAVLMAAQPLQQEYDFEGFYAPIVQFQETGVVHNNTVELAQPAIYAVVDFTQPNALSYAWQGKFVVERAGTVNAMRFVTKNILAVVQERATTIDWLNHYMTLPLAQPVQVRAGDVLQVSFAYRAGGSIPSLEASLQAAVVFEAEEVATVEAIPAFA, encoded by the coding sequence ATGTTGAACGAACGCGAAATCGAAAGCTGCTACCTGGGCCAGTTCATCCCGGTGCACTACCATCACAATATGCTGATGGACAACAACCGCATGCACAGCTTCAAGTCGGCCATCGACTACGTCGTCAAGCCGGGCATGAAGGTGCTGGAACTGGGCGGCGGCACCGGCGTATTGTCGTGGTTCGCGGCGGCCAAGGCCGACAAGGTCTACTGCGTCGAGTTCAATCCGGACATGGTGCAGCAGGCGCAGAAATTCCTGGCGATCAATCCGAACGGCGAGAAGGTCGAGGTGATCCACGCCGACGCGTTCGAGTACCTGCCGCCGGAACCGGTCGACGTGGTCATCTGCGAGATGATCCACGTGGCCATGCTGCGCGAGAAGCAGGTCGAGGTGATCGAGTCGTTCAAGCGCCGCTATGCGCAGAAGTTCGGCGGCCCGCTGCCCGTGTTCATCCCGGAAGCGGTACTGATGGCCGCGCAGCCGCTGCAGCAGGAATACGATTTCGAAGGCTTCTATGCGCCGATCGTCCAGTTCCAGGAAACCGGCGTGGTGCACAACAACACGGTGGAACTGGCGCAGCCGGCCATCTACGCCGTGGTCGACTTCACCCAGCCGAACGCGCTGTCGTACGCCTGGCAGGGCAAGTTCGTGGTCGAGCGCGCCGGCACCGTCAACGCCATGCGCTTCGTGACCAAGAACATCCTGGCCGTGGTGCAGGAACGAGCCACCACGATCGACTGGCTGAACCACTACATGACCTTGCCGCTGGCGCAGCCCGTGCAAGTGCGCGCCGGCGACGTGCTGCAGGTCAGCTTCGCCTACCGCGCCGGCGGCTCGATCCCGTCGCTGGAGGCATCGCTGCAGGCTGCCGTGGTGTTCGAAGCGGAGGAAGTGGCGACCGTCGAGGCGATCCCGGCCTTCGCCTGA